The DNA sequence CTCCGCGAGCTCGAAGCGGATGTGCTGGAACCGGGCGAGCGGCCGGCCGAACGCCTCGCGCTCCTTGACGTACCGCGTGGTGATCTCCACGAGGTGTTCGGCGACGGCCGCGGCGGAGACGGCGATCTGCAGCCGCTCCTGCGGGAGGTTGGCCATGAGGTGGCCGAACGCGCCGTGCAGGTCTCCGAGCAGGTTCTCCTTGGGGACGCGGACGTCGTCGAAGAAGAGTTCGGCGGTGTCCTGCGCCTTCTGCCCGATCTTGGCGAGGTTCCGGCCGCGCTCGAACCCTTCCATGCCGCGCTCGACGACGAGCAGGCTGAGCCCCCTGGCCCCGCCCTCGGGGGTGGTCCGGGCCACGACGATCACCAGGTCGGCGAGGATCCCGTTGGAGATGAACGTCTTGGAGCCGTTGAGCAGCCAGTGGTCGCCCGCGTCCACGGCCGTCGTACGGATCCCCTGCAGGTCGGAGCCGGCCCCGGGCTCGGTCATGGCGATGGCGGTGACGATCTCGCCACTGCAGAAGCCGGGCAGCCAGCGCCGCTTCTGCTCCTCGGTGGCGAGGCCGGTGAGGTACGGCCCGATGATGTCGTTGTGCAGCCCGGCGGCGAACCCGGCCACGCCCGCGCGGGCGAACTCCTCGGCGAGGACGACGCCGAACCGGAAGTCCGGGGTGCCCCCGCCGCCGTACTCCTCGGGCACGGCGAGCCCGAGCAGCCCCTGCTTGCCGGCCGCCCGCCAGACGTCGCGGGAGACCACGCCGTCCTCCTCCCACCGCTCGTAGTGCGGCGCGACCTCCCGGTCGAGGAAGGTCCGGACGGTGGCCCGGAAGGCGTCGTGCCGGTCGTCGAAAAGCCGGCGCTCCATCGCTCGCATCACTGCGGCCCCTTCTGTAGAAGTCCGGTCTGTAGAAGTCCGGGAACGTCCCAGTCGCGGGCGACCTCCTCGGTGTGCGCGCCGGGCGGCGCGGGCGGCCGGCGGAGGGAGCCGGGGGTGGCGGAGAAGCGGGGCGCGGGGGCGGGCTGGACGACGCCGTCGCGGTCGGCGAAGGTGCCGCGGGCGGCGAGGTGCGGGTGCCCGGGGGCCTCGCGCAGCGAGAGGACGGGCGCGACGCAGGCGTCCGTCCCTTCGAACACCGCCGTCCACTCGGCCCGGGTACGCCCCCGGAACCGCTCGGCGACGAGGTCCCGCAACTCCCCCCACCGTCCCGGATCGTCCCGCCCGGCGGCCTCCGCGCCCTCGATCCCCAGCAACCGTACGAACTCACCGTAGAACCGCGGTTCGAGCGCCCCGACGGCCATGTGCCCGCCGTCGGACGTCTCGTAGACGCCGTAGAAGGGCGCGCCGCCGTCGAGCAGGTTGCCGCCGCGCCGGTCCTGCCAGGCGCCGGCGGCGAGCATGCCGTGGAGCATGGCGGTCAGGTGGGCGGTGCCGTCGACGATGGCGGCGTCGACGACCTGCCCGGTGCCGGTGGCGCGGGCGTGCAGCAGCGCGGAGAGGACGCCGACGACGAGGTACAGCGAGCCGCCGGCGTAGTCGCCGAGCAGGTTGGCGGGCGGGTACGGCGGCCCGCCGGCCGGCCCGGTCA is a window from the Streptomyces mobaraensis genome containing:
- a CDS encoding acyl-CoA dehydrogenase family protein; this translates as MERRLFDDRHDAFRATVRTFLDREVAPHYERWEEDGVVSRDVWRAAGKQGLLGLAVPEEYGGGGTPDFRFGVVLAEEFARAGVAGFAAGLHNDIIGPYLTGLATEEQKRRWLPGFCSGEIVTAIAMTEPGAGSDLQGIRTTAVDAGDHWLLNGSKTFISNGILADLVIVVARTTPEGGARGLSLLVVERGMEGFERGRNLAKIGQKAQDTAELFFDDVRVPKENLLGDLHGAFGHLMANLPQERLQIAVSAAAVAEHLVEITTRYVKEREAFGRPLARFQHIRFELAEMATECAVTRAFVDRCVAEHTDGRLDAEHASMAKWWATELQKRVADRCLQLHGGYGYMAEYPVARAFTDGRIQTIYGGTTEIMKEIIGRSLLA
- a CDS encoding CaiB/BaiF CoA transferase family protein, translated to MADAAGGPLAGVRVVELAGIGPGPFAGMLLGDLGADVVRVDRPGGPGLGIDPRRDVTHRNKRSVTVDLKADGGVEAVLDLVGRADVLLEGYRPGVAERLGVGPGPCLARNPRLVYGRMTGWGQDGPLARAAGHDIGYIAVTGALGLTGPAGGPPYPPANLLGDYAGGSLYLVVGVLSALLHARATGTGQVVDAAIVDGTAHLTAMLHGMLAAGAWQDRRGGNLLDGGAPFYGVYETSDGGHMAVGALEPRFYGEFVRLLGIEGAEAAGRDDPGRWGELRDLVAERFRGRTRAEWTAVFEGTDACVAPVLSLREAPGHPHLAARGTFADRDGVVQPAPAPRFSATPGSLRRPPAPPGAHTEEVARDWDVPGLLQTGLLQKGPQ